From Nitrospirota bacterium, one genomic window encodes:
- a CDS encoding Crp/Fnr family transcriptional regulator encodes MILKEKDKLLVGKFLKEIPAFRNLSDKRVEQIINDFTIRTFHAGETVFYQTDKSTDMYIILEGKVKVTLLSEEGDEFVLTDLNQGDFFGEMSLIDGNPRSASVIAEEDSTFAVLERNRFLDAIKEDPEIAIDLLKSLVQRLRNATEREESLAFLAVHQRLVKLFMKLIKDEGKKKKNGFYLIKKRTHKEIAERIGASRESISKVVKRLVSGNLIAENGDTFLLSPDLFEDIDELTD; translated from the coding sequence ATGATTTTAAAAGAAAAGGACAAGCTTCTTGTCGGGAAGTTTCTGAAGGAAATTCCTGCATTCAGAAATCTTTCAGATAAACGTGTGGAGCAGATAATTAATGACTTCACTATTCGCACTTTTCATGCAGGAGAGACCGTATTCTATCAGACTGACAAGAGCACCGATATGTACATAATTCTCGAGGGCAAGGTTAAAGTAACCTTATTGAGTGAGGAAGGTGATGAGTTTGTCCTGACAGACCTTAATCAGGGTGATTTTTTTGGGGAAATGAGCCTTATTGATGGCAATCCGCGCTCTGCTTCGGTTATAGCAGAGGAGGATTCAACCTTTGCAGTTTTAGAGAGAAACAGGTTTCTTGATGCAATTAAAGAGGACCCTGAGATTGCAATCGATCTCCTCAAGTCTCTTGTGCAGAGACTGAGAAATGCAACCGAAAGGGAGGAAAGCCTTGCCTTCCTTGCTGTTCATCAAAGATTGGTCAAATTGTTCATGAAGCTTATAAAAGACGAGGGGAAAAAGAAAAAAAACGGCTTCTACCTGATCAAAAAACGAACTCACAAGGAAATTGCTGAAAGAATCGGGGCGTCAAGGGAATCAATCTCGAAAGTTGTAAAAAGGCTTGTGTCAGGTAATCTGATAGCTGAAAACGGGGATACATTCCTGTTATCCCCTGATCTGTTTGAAGATATTGATGAGCTTACAGATTAA
- a CDS encoding adenylate/guanylate cyclase domain-containing protein, with protein sequence MSKLLKSVILGLVAGLLGIVLSLTSFGHELEENLGLGLLFKLRGERDAPSEVVVVNIDKASSDELTLPNRPVDWPRALHARLIENLLREGAEVIVFDVTFDKESDPVNDRIFAEAVRKARNIVFCEFLKKEIVPFGKLNGAPSGKLDIEELVPPIPILAGNAAALAPFPLPKLPFRVNQYWTFKTSAGDTPTLPVVAFQVYGFQVYNEFIELLKKHYPDEIDILSLKKDELAASGKVVKFMMTLRDIFRKNPAMADRMLAELQSSKTFASELRKRRILTALIKMYQSPDSQYLNFYGPSRTITTVPYHQVLYLNNDMRGGTKEVDFRGKVVFVGQAETQPYLQKDGFYTVFTTPDGLDLNGVEIAATAFANILEYLPVRPLNMSSHTVLILIFGLFLGLAAFLLPSIPAVIIIIGMNALYLYLALYQFRTAGLWYPLVVPCLLQSPASFFGAVVWKYVDTGRERQKIRKAFSYYLPEDIVDTLIRNIGDIRASTQVVNGTCLYTDLEQYTSLSEKMEPEELSNFIKQYYETIFGPVKRYGGVVSNVVADSMLALWITALPDDQQRKNACLAALDLAEEVQRFNQASTDVKIPTRVGLNFGRFLLGNIGAIDHYEYRPIGDIVNTTARIEGLNKHLGTYLLASEETIEGIEGILTRELGEFLLYGKAKPIRVFELICRADKMTEEQKGLCLSFSDALDAFRRQLWEDAAETFHDIINKYGEDGPSQYYLKLISHYMEEPPGKSWDGVICVEKK encoded by the coding sequence ATGTCTAAATTACTGAAATCGGTTATTCTTGGATTGGTTGCGGGTTTGCTGGGCATTGTTCTGAGCCTCACCTCTTTTGGACATGAACTGGAAGAAAATCTGGGGCTTGGCCTGCTCTTTAAACTGCGGGGGGAAAGAGATGCCCCTTCAGAAGTCGTAGTTGTCAATATTGACAAGGCATCGTCTGATGAGCTGACCCTGCCGAATCGTCCCGTTGACTGGCCCCGTGCGCTCCATGCCAGGCTCATTGAGAATTTGCTCAGGGAGGGAGCAGAGGTTATAGTCTTTGATGTAACCTTTGACAAGGAGAGCGATCCGGTAAATGACCGTATTTTTGCAGAGGCAGTCCGCAAGGCCCGCAATATTGTCTTCTGTGAATTTCTCAAAAAAGAGATTGTCCCCTTTGGCAAATTGAACGGAGCTCCTTCCGGAAAACTGGATATTGAAGAGTTGGTTCCACCAATTCCCATCCTTGCAGGGAATGCTGCAGCCTTGGCACCTTTCCCCTTGCCCAAACTGCCCTTTCGTGTCAACCAGTACTGGACATTCAAGACGTCTGCCGGTGATACTCCCACCTTGCCGGTTGTGGCATTTCAGGTCTATGGCTTTCAGGTCTATAACGAATTTATTGAGCTGCTGAAAAAACACTATCCAGATGAAATAGATATACTTTCTCTTAAGAAGGATGAACTTGCAGCTTCCGGCAAGGTCGTTAAATTCATGATGACCCTGAGGGATATTTTTCGGAAAAATCCGGCTATGGCGGACAGGATGCTTGCAGAGTTACAAAGCTCGAAAACGTTCGCATCAGAACTACGCAAAAGGCGGATACTGACTGCACTGATAAAAATGTACCAGAGTCCGGACAGCCAGTACCTCAACTTCTACGGCCCTTCCAGGACAATAACAACTGTGCCTTATCATCAGGTATTGTATCTGAATAACGATATGAGGGGCGGCACAAAGGAGGTTGATTTCAGGGGTAAAGTCGTATTTGTAGGACAGGCAGAGACTCAACCGTATTTACAGAAAGACGGTTTTTACACAGTTTTCACCACTCCTGATGGGTTGGATCTTAATGGAGTCGAGATTGCTGCCACAGCTTTTGCAAATATTCTTGAATATCTGCCTGTCAGACCCCTTAACATGTCTTCACATACTGTCTTGATCCTGATTTTTGGATTGTTCCTGGGATTGGCTGCCTTTCTCCTACCTTCCATCCCGGCGGTTATAATCATAATAGGCATGAATGCATTATATCTATACCTTGCTCTTTATCAGTTCAGGACTGCCGGTCTCTGGTATCCCCTTGTGGTGCCGTGCCTGTTACAATCACCTGCATCTTTTTTTGGTGCCGTTGTCTGGAAATATGTTGATACAGGCAGGGAGCGTCAAAAAATAAGAAAGGCCTTCAGCTACTACCTGCCTGAAGATATAGTTGACACGTTAATCAGGAATATTGGCGATATCAGGGCAAGCACGCAGGTCGTAAACGGGACATGTCTCTATACCGATCTTGAGCAATACACTTCACTTTCTGAAAAAATGGAGCCGGAAGAGCTGAGCAACTTTATCAAGCAATATTATGAGACTATTTTCGGCCCGGTAAAACGATATGGTGGTGTTGTCTCCAATGTTGTTGCTGATTCAATGCTGGCATTGTGGATAACAGCCCTGCCCGATGATCAGCAAAGGAAGAATGCCTGTCTTGCAGCTCTTGATTTGGCAGAGGAGGTTCAAAGGTTTAATCAAGCCTCCACTGATGTAAAGATACCAACGAGAGTAGGTTTAAATTTTGGCCGTTTTTTACTTGGAAATATCGGTGCCATTGATCACTATGAATACCGACCTATCGGGGATATCGTTAACACAACAGCACGGATAGAGGGTCTTAATAAACACCTCGGCACATATCTGCTGGCATCCGAAGAGACCATTGAAGGAATCGAAGGGATTCTTACGAGAGAACTCGGGGAGTTTCTCTTGTATGGGAAGGCAAAACCTATAAGAGTATTTGAATTGATATGCCGTGCTGATAAAATGACAGAGGAACAAAAAGGGCTGTGTTTAAGTTTTTCCGATGCCCTTGACGCCTTCAGGCGTCAGCTATGGGAAGATGCAGCAGAGACATTCCATGATATAATAAACAAATACGGAGAAGACGGTCCGTCTCAATATTATCTGAAGTTGATTTCTCATTACATGGAAGAGCCTCCGGGTAAATCATGGGATGGAGTTATTTGTGTGGAAAAAAAATAG
- a CDS encoding FecR domain-containing protein: MRLILTRLLIPSTLLFLLPVFISSNSMAAERCEVLVAKVVSVQGIAEVRLTGDVEWRPIKLNSTFCPGDMLRLMENSRAAIVLSNETIIRLDQNTTIMFSGIEKKETSLLDLIRGAIHFLSRVPRTLKVITPYVNASVEGTEFLVRVDKGQTFVSVFEGKVLASNNSGSLTLTEGQSAVAEEGKAPVLKVVVNPRDAVQWALYYPPVMEYPGELTEDETDPLYLTYRASLMLSVGRVEEALRYIERALSFAPDYAQAIALQSVIFVVQNDKERALVLARKAVNADPSSAAALIALSYAQQANFDLKGALRSLRKAVRAEPENSLAWARLSEMWLSFGYLDKALVTAHKAVDLNPDLSRTQTVLGFAYLAQVKVREARDAFEKAIELDQADPLARLGLGLAKIRQGYLREGRREIEIAVSLDTNQSIIRSYLGKAYYEEKREKFSKDQYGIARELDPLDPTPFFYDAILKQSINRPVEALHDMQKAIELNDNRGVYRSKLLLDDDLAARSASIARIYSDLGFQRLALVEGWKSVNTDPKNYSAHRLLADTYASQPRHEIARVSELLQSQLLQPLNITPVQPQLAESNLFIFDRAGPGDLSFNEFNSLFNRNRLALQLSGVYGGNATFGNEIVASGVYDRFSLSTGQFHYETDGFRENNDLREDIYNIFTQYNISYKTSIQAEYRYKNKENGNLSLNFDPDAFFPARREEDHSQSIRLGFRHSITPNSEIIASAIHQSVKYNFFVSTPDIVPGVPSTREVELNAKESGYLGEIQHLYNAERLHIISGFGHFTSDVESETTTTVIIPPLPAITSPPALEENDVRHTNLYVYTHINYPDALMWTVGGSADFFDNETIDKNQFNPKIGLTWTLPTNTTLRGAVFRTLKRQLISNQTIEPTQVAGFNQFFDDANGTDAWRYGIAIDQKFTQNLFSGAEFSRRKMDVPFKKLTILPPPSGPVTENKVTDWEEDLFRVYLYWSPLSWLALSEEYQYEKFDREDFFVDDIKKLETTRIPIKVSLFFPLGLIAHIKTTYVDQTGEFFNPILLTTVEDSDSFWVVDASIRYRLPKRYGMVSIEARNLFDEKFKFQDTDSTNPSIYPERLILAKVTLAF; the protein is encoded by the coding sequence TTGAGACTGATACTGACTCGTCTTCTCATTCCATCAACGCTTCTCTTTTTACTTCCGGTATTTATTTCCTCAAATTCCATGGCTGCAGAAAGATGTGAGGTTTTGGTAGCCAAAGTGGTTTCTGTTCAGGGCATAGCTGAGGTCAGGCTAACAGGGGATGTTGAATGGAGACCCATTAAATTGAACAGCACGTTCTGCCCCGGGGATATGCTCCGTCTTATGGAAAACAGCCGGGCTGCTATTGTTCTGAGCAATGAAACCATTATCCGTCTCGACCAGAATACGACGATAATGTTCAGTGGTATAGAAAAGAAAGAGACATCCCTGCTTGACCTTATCAGAGGCGCCATTCATTTTCTGAGCCGTGTTCCCAGAACTCTCAAGGTTATCACCCCATATGTGAACGCTTCAGTAGAGGGAACAGAATTCCTGGTTAGAGTAGATAAAGGTCAAACCTTTGTGTCGGTCTTTGAAGGCAAGGTCCTGGCCTCAAACAATTCGGGGAGCCTGACATTGACAGAAGGTCAATCGGCTGTTGCAGAAGAGGGGAAGGCTCCGGTACTGAAAGTTGTAGTTAACCCCAGGGATGCAGTCCAGTGGGCGCTCTATTATCCTCCTGTTATGGAGTATCCCGGGGAACTGACTGAAGACGAAACGGATCCGTTGTACCTCACTTACCGAGCCTCGTTGATGCTCTCTGTAGGCCGTGTTGAAGAGGCGCTCAGATATATAGAACGGGCACTGTCTTTTGCTCCTGATTACGCTCAGGCCATTGCACTTCAGTCTGTTATTTTTGTTGTGCAAAATGACAAGGAACGTGCCCTTGTGCTTGCACGGAAGGCTGTTAATGCCGATCCCTCATCAGCTGCAGCACTTATCGCCCTTTCTTATGCACAGCAGGCAAACTTTGATCTTAAGGGGGCCCTGAGAAGCCTCAGGAAGGCAGTGAGAGCCGAGCCGGAAAACAGCCTTGCCTGGGCACGTTTGTCCGAGATGTGGCTGTCGTTCGGATATCTCGACAAGGCCCTTGTTACAGCACATAAAGCCGTTGATCTGAATCCTGACCTGTCACGTACGCAAACAGTTCTTGGCTTTGCATACCTTGCACAGGTAAAGGTGCGGGAGGCCAGGGATGCCTTTGAAAAGGCAATTGAACTGGATCAGGCTGATCCACTTGCGCGTCTTGGTCTGGGACTGGCAAAAATCCGTCAGGGATATCTCCGGGAAGGACGCCGGGAGATAGAGATTGCTGTAAGCCTGGATACAAACCAGTCTATTATCAGGAGCTATCTCGGTAAGGCATACTATGAAGAAAAACGGGAGAAGTTTTCGAAAGACCAGTATGGTATAGCCAGGGAACTTGACCCCCTTGATCCTACTCCTTTTTTCTATGATGCGATTCTGAAACAGAGCATCAACCGTCCGGTAGAGGCATTACACGATATGCAGAAAGCAATAGAGTTGAATGATAACCGGGGGGTATACCGTTCCAAACTCCTGCTTGATGACGACCTTGCAGCACGCAGTGCCAGCATTGCCCGGATTTACAGTGATCTTGGCTTTCAGCGGCTTGCGCTTGTAGAGGGATGGAAATCGGTTAATACCGATCCAAAGAACTATTCAGCACACAGGCTGCTGGCCGATACATATGCCTCTCAGCCACGCCATGAGATAGCACGAGTCAGCGAACTCCTCCAGTCCCAGCTACTTCAGCCGCTCAACATCACCCCTGTTCAACCCCAGCTTGCCGAGAGCAATCTCTTTATTTTTGACCGGGCCGGGCCGGGAGACTTGTCATTTAATGAATTCAATTCCCTCTTCAACCGGAACCGGTTGGCTTTGCAGTTAAGTGGAGTTTACGGTGGAAATGCTACATTCGGCAACGAAATTGTCGCATCAGGAGTATATGACAGGTTTTCTTTAAGCACAGGGCAGTTCCACTACGAGACCGACGGTTTTAGGGAAAACAACGATCTTCGTGAGGATATCTACAATATATTTACCCAGTACAATATTTCCTACAAAACAAGTATCCAGGCTGAATATCGGTACAAAAACAAGGAAAACGGCAATTTATCACTCAACTTTGACCCCGATGCCTTCTTTCCTGCCAGGAGAGAAGAAGACCATTCTCAGTCAATTCGTTTGGGATTTCGTCACAGTATTACTCCAAACTCGGAAATAATAGCCTCTGCCATTCATCAGAGTGTTAAATATAATTTCTTTGTTTCCACTCCTGATATTGTTCCCGGAGTGCCAAGCACAAGGGAAGTTGAACTTAACGCTAAAGAGAGTGGCTACCTTGGGGAAATCCAGCACCTTTATAATGCAGAGCGGTTGCACATTATCAGCGGTTTTGGTCACTTCACTTCCGATGTTGAAAGTGAAACAACGACTACTGTTATAATACCGCCTCTTCCTGCGATCACTTCTCCTCCGGCACTTGAGGAAAACGACGTGCGCCACACCAACCTTTATGTCTATACACATATCAACTATCCTGATGCCCTAATGTGGACAGTTGGGGGAAGCGCTGATTTTTTTGATAACGAAACTATAGATAAAAACCAGTTTAATCCAAAGATTGGTCTGACCTGGACCCTTCCGACCAACACGACCCTCCGGGGTGCTGTATTCAGGACATTGAAAAGACAGCTTATTTCGAACCAGACGATTGAGCCAACTCAGGTGGCAGGGTTCAATCAGTTCTTTGATGATGCCAATGGCACAGATGCATGGAGATACGGTATTGCGATAGATCAGAAATTCACACAGAATCTCTTCAGTGGTGCAGAGTTCTCCAGGCGTAAAATGGATGTGCCGTTTAAGAAGCTGACAATCTTACCACCACCCTCCGGACCCGTCACTGAAAATAAAGTGACGGATTGGGAAGAAGACTTGTTTCGGGTATATCTTTACTGGTCACCACTGTCGTGGCTGGCTCTGAGTGAAGAATATCAATATGAAAAATTTGACAGAGAAGATTTCTTCGTTGATGACATAAAAAAACTGGAGACTACCAGAATCCCAATAAAAGTTTCCCTTTTCTTCCCCCTCGGATTGATTGCCCATATAAAGACTACATATGTTGATCAGACGGGAGAGTTTTTTAATCCAATCCTTTTGACAACAGTTGAAGACAGCGATAGTTTCTGGGTAGTTGATGCCTCTATCAGGTATAGATTGCCTAAACGCTACGGCATGGTTTCAATAGAAGCTCGAAACTTATTCGATGAAAAATTCAAGTTCCAGGATACCGATTCTACAAATCCATCCATTTATCCGGAGCGACTGATCCTGGCTAAAGTTACATTGGCATTTTGA
- a CDS encoding LL-diaminopimelate aminotransferase, whose amino-acid sequence MSIRIELADRIKNLPPYLFARIDGMKTEARNRGVDLIDMSIGDPDMPTPQHIVEAMKVAVEKPEHHKYPSYDGMPSYREAVSRWYTRRFKISIDPAQEVLSLIGSKEGIGHIPLAFVNPGDVVLCPSPGYPVYSIATLFAGGEPYFMPLTEENGFLPDFSSIPEEVFKRTKIMFLNYPNNPTSATADKDFFSEAITLAHKYNIIICHDAAYSEIYYDNRMPVSFMEVEGAKEVGIEFHSLSKTYNMTGWRIGFAVGNSGVIAGLGKIKTNLDSGVFQAIQEASIVALDTDDNLLSSIRSTYQARRDVLFGGLTEMGLNVIRPDATFYLWARVPQGFTSEDFVVHLLDRTGVLGTPGNGFGDPGAGYIRFALTVSVERIEEAVERIKKVI is encoded by the coding sequence ATGTCTATCAGAATTGAACTTGCCGACAGGATAAAGAATCTTCCGCCTTATCTCTTTGCAAGGATTGACGGCATGAAGACAGAGGCGAGAAACAGGGGAGTTGATCTCATAGATATGAGCATTGGTGACCCTGATATGCCGACCCCTCAACATATTGTGGAGGCGATGAAGGTGGCTGTTGAAAAGCCGGAGCATCATAAGTATCCGTCTTATGACGGGATGCCCTCCTATAGAGAGGCTGTGTCGAGGTGGTATACCAGGAGGTTCAAAATCTCCATTGACCCTGCGCAGGAAGTCCTTTCCCTTATTGGTTCAAAGGAAGGTATAGGTCATATACCGCTTGCCTTTGTAAATCCGGGGGATGTTGTGCTCTGTCCCTCTCCCGGGTATCCTGTTTACTCGATAGCAACACTGTTTGCAGGAGGCGAGCCTTACTTTATGCCTTTGACAGAGGAAAACGGATTTCTTCCTGATTTTTCGTCCATACCTGAGGAGGTTTTTAAGAGGACAAAGATTATGTTCCTTAACTATCCCAACAACCCGACCAGTGCCACTGCAGACAAGGACTTCTTCAGTGAGGCCATTACCCTGGCACATAAATATAATATTATTATCTGTCACGATGCTGCTTACTCCGAGATTTACTATGACAACAGGATGCCCGTAAGCTTTATGGAGGTCGAGGGTGCAAAGGAAGTGGGGATAGAGTTCCACTCCCTCTCCAAGACCTATAATATGACAGGTTGGAGGATAGGGTTTGCCGTGGGCAACAGTGGAGTAATTGCAGGGCTTGGCAAGATAAAGACCAATCTGGACTCCGGTGTCTTTCAGGCAATACAGGAGGCATCCATAGTTGCCCTTGATACGGATGATAATCTGCTGTCTTCAATAAGGTCAACTTATCAGGCAAGAAGGGATGTGCTGTTTGGCGGGCTCACGGAGATGGGTTTAAATGTAATCAGACCTGATGCCACCTTTTACCTCTGGGCCAGGGTGCCTCAGGGCTTTACCTCAGAGGATTTTGTTGTGCATCTCCTTGACAGGACAGGGGTTCTCGGCACGCCTGGTAATGGCTTTGGTGATCCTGGGGCGGGATATATCAGGTTTGCCCTTACCGTGTCTGTGGAAAGGATTGAAGAGGCGGTTGAACGGATAAAAAAGGTGATATGA
- the folK gene encoding 2-amino-4-hydroxy-6-hydroxymethyldihydropteridine diphosphokinase, translating to MTTIYMGIGSNLGDREGACLKALEELEKRGIKVTKKSSQYETEPWGVKNQPKFINMAAEADTDLTPGEVLRVIQEIEKNLGRKETLRWGPRTVDIDILLYDALIVDEPDLRIPHPHMHERDFVLKPLSEIAPEAIHPLLKKTVREMLSEV from the coding sequence ATGACAACCATTTACATGGGTATCGGATCAAACCTTGGGGATCGTGAAGGAGCTTGTCTTAAGGCCCTGGAAGAACTGGAGAAGAGGGGGATAAAGGTTACAAAAAAGTCTTCCCAATATGAGACAGAGCCCTGGGGAGTAAAGAATCAGCCAAAATTTATAAATATGGCTGCAGAGGCAGATACAGACCTGACGCCTGGAGAAGTTTTAAGGGTAATTCAGGAGATAGAGAAGAATCTCGGCAGGAAAGAAACCCTAAGGTGGGGGCCAAGGACAGTTGACATTGATATCCTGCTCTATGATGCCCTCATTGTAGATGAACCCGACCTCAGAATCCCCCATCCACATATGCATGAGAGGGATTTTGTCCTTAAACCCCTCTCAGAGATAGCCCCTGAGGCGATACATCCTTTATTGAAGAAGACAGTCAGGGAGATGTTGTCAGAGGTTTAG
- the hisH gene encoding imidazole glycerol phosphate synthase subunit HisH, producing MIVIVDYGMGNLRSVEKAFLKVGVDAKVTSSPLDIEDASAVVLPGVGAFRDCMKNLDNLNLLAPVLRSIEKGKPYLGICLGLQILFTESMEFGLCRGLGVIKGKVVRFPQMGLKIPHMGWNTVKLRKTPPIFDGIEDESYFYFVHSYHVAPDKDEFIAGTTMYGIEFTSMIWKDNIIATQFHPEKSQQLGLRVLKGFGEFEKRA from the coding sequence TTGATTGTAATAGTTGATTATGGAATGGGAAATCTCCGCAGTGTTGAAAAGGCCTTTCTGAAAGTCGGGGTAGATGCAAAGGTTACATCCAGCCCCCTTGATATTGAAGATGCTTCAGCCGTAGTACTGCCCGGAGTCGGGGCATTCCGTGACTGTATGAAGAATCTCGACAATCTGAACCTTCTTGCCCCTGTGCTCAGGTCAATAGAGAAAGGCAAGCCATATCTTGGCATCTGTCTTGGTCTGCAGATACTTTTTACTGAATCCATGGAATTTGGCCTTTGCAGGGGACTCGGTGTAATTAAAGGCAAGGTGGTAAGGTTCCCCCAGATGGGGCTGAAGATACCCCATATGGGATGGAATACTGTAAAGTTAAGGAAAACCCCTCCCATATTTGACGGCATAGAGGATGAGAGCTATTTCTACTTTGTCCACTCCTACCATGTGGCCCCGGACAAAGACGAGTTTATTGCTGGTACCACCATGTACGGGATAGAGTTTACCTCCATGATCTGGAAAGACAATATCATCGCCACCCAGTTTCACCCTGAAAAGAGTCAGCAACTCGGGCTCAGGGTTTTGAAGGGGTTTGGTGAATTCGAAAAAAGGGCATAA
- the larC gene encoding nickel pincer cofactor biosynthesis protein LarC: MKIAYFDCFSGISGDMCLGALVDAGVPLQKLREGLNALDMVSYEIRRRKVKRGGISATRIEVIVKKDEPTRRLDDILTIIKDSALPPNIKKRGLRMFRRLFQAERKVHGGRLKDLHLHELSATDCIVDIIGTLICLEILGIREVISSPLNLGGGAVSSEHGLLPVPAPATSQLLKGKPVFSTGIQKELTTPTGAAIITETATSFGHFPEMTIDSTGTGAGSHGLKEQPNILRVFIGDKTIKPHNGHHKRGSNELVTVIETNIDDMNPQVYEYLMERLFKEGALDVFLSTVIMKKSRPGILLQVLAYPASRERLINILFEETPTLGIRFHETERVYLKRKIKKIDTEFGPVRFKVVTTDGYRKAVPEYEDCRRIAEKTGLSLIDVMKMLKS, from the coding sequence GTGAAAATTGCCTATTTTGATTGTTTCTCGGGAATAAGCGGCGATATGTGCCTTGGAGCCCTTGTGGATGCAGGGGTCCCTCTTCAGAAACTGAGAGAGGGGCTGAATGCCCTGGACATGGTCTCTTATGAGATAAGAAGACGGAAGGTGAAACGTGGGGGTATTTCAGCAACAAGGATTGAAGTCATTGTCAAAAAAGACGAGCCAACCCGTAGACTTGACGACATCTTAACCATAATTAAAGACTCAGCCCTTCCTCCAAACATTAAAAAGAGAGGGCTCAGAATGTTCAGAAGACTGTTTCAGGCGGAGAGAAAGGTTCACGGTGGAAGACTAAAAGACCTTCATCTCCACGAGCTATCTGCAACAGACTGCATAGTAGACATTATAGGAACACTCATATGCCTGGAGATACTCGGAATAAGAGAGGTCATATCTTCCCCTCTGAACCTTGGTGGAGGAGCTGTTTCAAGCGAACATGGACTATTGCCCGTCCCTGCACCTGCCACAAGCCAGCTCCTGAAGGGCAAACCCGTCTTCTCTACAGGCATACAGAAGGAGCTGACCACCCCGACAGGTGCTGCCATAATTACAGAAACAGCCACATCCTTTGGTCACTTTCCGGAAATGACGATTGATAGCACCGGAACCGGGGCAGGCAGTCATGGCCTGAAAGAACAACCCAATATACTCAGGGTATTCATAGGAGACAAGACAATAAAACCACACAATGGTCATCATAAAAGGGGATCGAATGAACTGGTAACAGTGATTGAGACCAATATCGATGATATGAACCCGCAGGTTTATGAATACCTGATGGAGAGACTCTTCAAGGAAGGAGCCCTTGATGTCTTTCTCAGCACCGTGATAATGAAAAAAAGCAGACCGGGAATTCTGTTGCAGGTACTCGCTTATCCTGCCTCAAGGGAAAGGCTCATCAATATCCTCTTTGAAGAAACGCCAACCCTCGGGATACGTTTTCACGAAACGGAAAGGGTATACCTTAAAAGGAAGATAAAAAAAATAGATACAGAGTTCGGACCTGTCAGATTCAAGGTCGTCACTACCGATGGTTACAGAAAGGCAGTCCCTGAATACGAGGACTGCCGCAGGATCGCAGAAAAAACAGGTCTTTCACTCATTGATGTCATGAAAATGCTGAAATCTTAG